Proteins from a single region of Neodiprion virginianus isolate iyNeoVirg1 chromosome 4, iyNeoVirg1.1, whole genome shotgun sequence:
- the LOC124303130 gene encoding structural maintenance of chromosomes protein 5 isoform X1: MANSNVERGIIVKICVENFVTYDHAIIKPGRNLNVIIGPNGTGKSTIVCAIVLGLGGKPKVIGRALHVGEYVKSGRQKGKIEIELKNPGKKNHIVTRTITSDGHTQWMLNGKHVSLKEVEQLTKSLNIQVDNLCQFLPQDKVQDFSKMNPQELLENTERSVGDPILLEYHTKLKEYRKRHIDLQEQLINKGNLLERQTQKYDRLKEIVGGIKERTAIKTKILNLKQKKAWLQYDQGRQQLMEAKQEWDAASKEQEKLREAMKPIDKDVTKITSRYSDAERAVNSQSKQLVTKARNLRNMVDQLLSYEEKIQERDKSLAAQIHAEVTRDQEIANAQQMKSKLENDLELITNEFGDEKSLVEKQQDILHRIENHRAFINKFASHVHRFKQEEDQIRSQIRVLEGELQSVKDVERQRLALLRQRSQDAYKAVVWLRENTDKFSRIIHEPMLIKINVKSAKYSKYFENIISNRDLCAFVCENKQDMNLLMQFLRDQEKLQINCVHSDPDKIINMNPNIPIENIAQYGFEYYLSSLVDAPQTILNYLVMNYRIHNIPVGNDSVENNAQDVPWAINCFYSRNKSYFVSQSKYTREKSTKMSTVAGNGSLSVILDTDKLNDIQQRLRLLVERKTAVAQKVLAIEKKLEDAEKEMVELRAERGQCQHHIEQMKTVRSRIAMTTQRIDLLQAQRTSIEEIKETCKREIQAVVKAQVKVYKKYNEALEEYIETSKNGAHSKLEMKLLQRTLAAKTNEYREMKERCAAAERTVRKCEMELQPLRTEASRLREAAKVMTNGLEPQNKDFVKLNKAFSKLPNNIEDINDELKVSQAKVFCLGNNADGDNVLQEFEKVKVDVEELKQYIEAKTAEVHNINQEMENIRKKWIPPLQQLVEDIDKNFSSYLASLNCAGEVSITHGENIMDFEEYGLKIRVKFRDTDELQELTRTHQSGGERAVTTAIYMIALQELSTVPFRCVDEINQGMDAINERRIFELIVNITGKSNGSQYFLLTPKLLPALLYTETVTVHCVFNGPFVTSAKEFDMNEYCQELAYQNSEEQQ; the protein is encoded by the exons ATGGCTAATAGCAATGTTGAACGTGGGATTATTGTCAAGATatgcgttgaaaattttgt GACCTACGATCATGCGATAATAAAGCCAGGCCGAAATCTAAACGTTATCATTGGTCCCAATGGTACAGGTAAGTCTACAATTGTGTGCGCCATAGTCCTGGGCTTGGGAGGGAAACCAAAAGTTATTGGAAGAGCGTTACATGTGGGAGAGTATGTGAAATCTGGTCGGCAGAAAGGGAAAATAGAAATCGAGTTGAAAAACccagggaaaaaaaatcatattgtCACCAGAACGATAACGTCAGATGGACATACGCAATGGATGCTTAATGGAAAACATGTAAGCCTGAAAGAGGTGGAACAATTGACCAAGAGCCTCAACATTCAAGTTGACAATCTGTGTCAGTTTTTGCCACAAGATAAAGTTCAAGATTTTTCTAAAATGAATCCCCAAGAGCTGCTCGAAAACACAGAACGATCTGTGGGAGACCCTATACTGCTTGAATATCACACTAAGCTGAAAGAGTATCGAAAGCGACACATTGATCTGCAGGAACAACTGATTAACAAAGGTAACTTGCTTGAACGACAGACACAAAAGTACGATAGATTGAAGGAGATTGTTGGCGGTATTAAAGAACGAACTGCTATCAAGACAAAGATCTTAaacctgaaacaaaaaaaagctTGGCTCCAGTACGATCAAGGTCGTCAGCAATTAATGGAG GCAAAGCAAGAGTGGGATGCAGCTTCcaaagaacaagaaaaattaagaGAAGCTATGAAACCAATTGATAAAGATGTGACCAAGATAACGTCTCGTTATAGTGATGCTGAGCGTGCAGTTAATTCACAA AGTAAACAATTGGTGACTAAAGCTCGCAACTTGAGAAATATGGTTGATCAACTTTTGtcatacgaagaaaaaattcaggaaagAGACAAATCACTTGCGGCTCAAATACATGCAGAAGTAACTCGCGATCAGGAGATTGCCAATGCACAACAGATGAAAAGCAAGCTTGAAAATGATCTCGAACTTATTACCAATGAGTTTGGAGATG AGAAATCCCTGGTGGAAAAACAACAAGATATATTACATCGTATCGAAAATCACAGAGCTTTCATAAACAAGTTTGCAAGTCACGTACATAGATTCAAACAAGAGGAGGATCAGATCAGGTCACAAATACGAG TCCTTGAGGGAGAGCTGCAGTCTGTCAAAGACGTGGAGAGGCAACGTTTAGCGTTGTTGAGGCAGAGGAGCCAGGATGCATACAAGGCTGTCGTATGGTTGAGAGAGAACACTGACAAATTCTCTCGCATAATTCACGAACCAATGTTAATCAAAATTAACGTCAAAAGTGCAAAATATTCAAAGTATTTCgagaatattatttcaaatcgtGATTTATGCGCATTTGTTTGTGAGAACAAACAAGACATGAATTTGCTGATGCAGTTTTTGAGAGATCAGGAAAAACTCCAAATCAATTGCGTTCATTCAGATCCTGACAAAATAATCAACATGAATCCTAATATACCTATCGAGAATATTGCACAATATGGCTTTGAGTACTACTTGAGCTCACTTGTCGACGCCCCTCAGACTATTCTCAACTATTTGGTAATGAACTATCGTATACACAACATACCAGTGGGGAATGACAGTGTTGAAAATAACGCTCAAGACGTTCCTTGGGCAATAAATTGCTTTTATAGTC GAAATAAATCATACTTTGTATCTCAGTCTAAATACACCCGCGAAAAATCCACCAAAATGTCAACCGTTGCAGGCAATGGTTCTCTTTCTGTAATCCTGGATACCGATAAGCTGAATGACATCCAACaacg ATTGAGATTACTTGTGGAACGTAAGACAGCAGTAGCACAAAAAGTTCTggcaattgaaaaaaaactcgagGACGCTGAGAAAGAAATGGTAGAACTTAGGGCAGAAAGAGGACAGTGTCAGCATCACATTGAACAAATGAAGACAGTCAGATCCAGAATCGCGATGACAACACAACGAATCGATTTGCTACAGGCGCAGAGAACGAGTATCGAAGAAATCAAGGAAACGTGTAAGAGAGAAATTCAG GCTGTCGTAAAAGCGCAAGTCAAAgtttataagaaatataatGAAGCTTTGGAGGAATACATAGAGACCAGTAAAAACGGTGCTCATTCTAAGTTGGAGATGAAACTATTGCAACGCACGCTAGCTGCCAAAACAAATGAATATCGTGAGATGAAAGAAAGATGCGCTGCAGCTGAACGAACTGTTCGTAAATGTGAAATGGAATTACAGCCCTTGAGAACCGAAGCAAGCAGATTGCGAGAAGCTGCCAAGGTTATGACAAATGGTCTTGAACCCCAAAATAAAGATTTTGTCAAATTGAACAaagctttttcaaaattgcctAACAATATTGAAGATATTAATGATGAATTAAAAGTATCTCAAGCAAAAGTCTTCTGTTTGGGTAACAATGCAGATGGAGATAAT GTTCTTCaagagtttgaaaaagtaaaagttgACGTTGAAGAGTTGAAACAATATATAGAAGCAAAGACTGCTGAAGTTCACAACATTAATCAAGAGATGGAAAATATTCGCAAGAAATGGATACCGCCGTTGCAACAATTAGTTGAGGATATAGATAAAAACTTTAGTTCATATCTAGCCAGCCTGAATTGTGCCGGAGAAGTATCTATAACTCATGGAGAAAATATT ATGGATTTTGAAGAATACGGACTAAAGATTCGAGTAAAATTTCGTGATACTGATGAACTTCAAGAATTAACGCGAACGCATCAAAGTGGAGGGGAAAGAGCAGTAACTACCGCGATATACATGATCGCCTTACAAGAATTGTCGACAGTTCCATTCCGTTGTGTCGATGAAATCAATCAG ggTATGGACGCAATCAACGAGCGTCGAATCTTCGAACTGATTGTTAATATCACAGGCAAATCTAATGGATCTCAGTACTTCTTGCTCACGCCAAAG CTGCTGCCTGCATTATTATATACAGAAACTGTAACCGTTCACTGTGTGTTCAACGGTCCGTTTGTAACCTCAGCCAAGGAGTTCGATATGAACGAATATTGCCAAGAACTCGCGTACCAAAATAGCGAAGAGCAGCAATGA
- the LOC124303130 gene encoding structural maintenance of chromosomes protein 5 isoform X3, whose translation MANSNVERGIIVKICVENFVTYDHAIIKPGRNLNVIIGPNGTGKSTIVCAIVLGLGGKPKVIGRALHVGEYVKSGRQKGKIEIELKNPGKKNHIVTRTITSDGHTQWMLNGKHVSLKEVEQLTKSLNIQVDNLCQFLPQDKVQDFSKMNPQELLENTERSVGDPILLEYHTKLKEYRKRHIDLQEQLINKGNLLERQTQKYDRLKEIVGGIKERTAIKTKILNLKQKKAWLQYDQGRQQLMEAKQEWDAASKEQEKLREAMKPIDKDVTKITSRYSDAERAVNSQSKQLVTKARNLRNMVDQLLSYEEKIQERDKSLAAQIHAEVTRDQEIANAQQMKSKLENDLELITNEFGDEKSLVEKQQDILHRIENHRAFINKFASHVHRFKQEEDQIRSQIRVLEGELQSVKDVERQRLALLRQRSQDAYKAVVWLRENTDKFSRIIHEPMLIKINVKSAKYSKYFENIISNRDLCAFVCENKQDMNLLMQFLRDQEKLQINCVHSDPDKIINMNPNIPIENIAQYGFEYYLSSLVDAPQTILNYLVMNYRIHNIPVGNDSVENNAQDVPWAINCFYSRNKSYFVSQSKYTREKSTKMSTVAGNGSLSVILDTDKLNDIQQRLRLLVERKTAVAQKVLAIEKKLEDAEKEMVELRAERGQCQHHIEQMKTVRSRIAMTTQRIDLLQAQRTSIEEIKETCKREIQAVVKAQVKVYKKYNEALEEYIETSKNGAHSKLEMKLLQRTLAAKTNEYREMKERCAAAERTVRKCEMELQPLRTEASRLREAAKVMTNGLEPQNKDFVKLNKAFSKLPNNIEDINDELKVSQAKVFCLGNNADGDNVLQEFEKVKVDVEELKQYIEAKTAEVHNINQEMENIRKKWIPPLQQLVEDIDKNFSSYLASLNCAGEVSITHGENIMDFEEYGLKIRVKFRDTDELQELTRTHQSGGERAVTTAIYMIALQELSTVPFRCVDEINQGMDAINERRIFELIVNITGKSNGSQYFLLTPKRHSHAVISRNSSLCHHPIPGLATVVRAAERCR comes from the exons ATGGCTAATAGCAATGTTGAACGTGGGATTATTGTCAAGATatgcgttgaaaattttgt GACCTACGATCATGCGATAATAAAGCCAGGCCGAAATCTAAACGTTATCATTGGTCCCAATGGTACAGGTAAGTCTACAATTGTGTGCGCCATAGTCCTGGGCTTGGGAGGGAAACCAAAAGTTATTGGAAGAGCGTTACATGTGGGAGAGTATGTGAAATCTGGTCGGCAGAAAGGGAAAATAGAAATCGAGTTGAAAAACccagggaaaaaaaatcatattgtCACCAGAACGATAACGTCAGATGGACATACGCAATGGATGCTTAATGGAAAACATGTAAGCCTGAAAGAGGTGGAACAATTGACCAAGAGCCTCAACATTCAAGTTGACAATCTGTGTCAGTTTTTGCCACAAGATAAAGTTCAAGATTTTTCTAAAATGAATCCCCAAGAGCTGCTCGAAAACACAGAACGATCTGTGGGAGACCCTATACTGCTTGAATATCACACTAAGCTGAAAGAGTATCGAAAGCGACACATTGATCTGCAGGAACAACTGATTAACAAAGGTAACTTGCTTGAACGACAGACACAAAAGTACGATAGATTGAAGGAGATTGTTGGCGGTATTAAAGAACGAACTGCTATCAAGACAAAGATCTTAaacctgaaacaaaaaaaagctTGGCTCCAGTACGATCAAGGTCGTCAGCAATTAATGGAG GCAAAGCAAGAGTGGGATGCAGCTTCcaaagaacaagaaaaattaagaGAAGCTATGAAACCAATTGATAAAGATGTGACCAAGATAACGTCTCGTTATAGTGATGCTGAGCGTGCAGTTAATTCACAA AGTAAACAATTGGTGACTAAAGCTCGCAACTTGAGAAATATGGTTGATCAACTTTTGtcatacgaagaaaaaattcaggaaagAGACAAATCACTTGCGGCTCAAATACATGCAGAAGTAACTCGCGATCAGGAGATTGCCAATGCACAACAGATGAAAAGCAAGCTTGAAAATGATCTCGAACTTATTACCAATGAGTTTGGAGATG AGAAATCCCTGGTGGAAAAACAACAAGATATATTACATCGTATCGAAAATCACAGAGCTTTCATAAACAAGTTTGCAAGTCACGTACATAGATTCAAACAAGAGGAGGATCAGATCAGGTCACAAATACGAG TCCTTGAGGGAGAGCTGCAGTCTGTCAAAGACGTGGAGAGGCAACGTTTAGCGTTGTTGAGGCAGAGGAGCCAGGATGCATACAAGGCTGTCGTATGGTTGAGAGAGAACACTGACAAATTCTCTCGCATAATTCACGAACCAATGTTAATCAAAATTAACGTCAAAAGTGCAAAATATTCAAAGTATTTCgagaatattatttcaaatcgtGATTTATGCGCATTTGTTTGTGAGAACAAACAAGACATGAATTTGCTGATGCAGTTTTTGAGAGATCAGGAAAAACTCCAAATCAATTGCGTTCATTCAGATCCTGACAAAATAATCAACATGAATCCTAATATACCTATCGAGAATATTGCACAATATGGCTTTGAGTACTACTTGAGCTCACTTGTCGACGCCCCTCAGACTATTCTCAACTATTTGGTAATGAACTATCGTATACACAACATACCAGTGGGGAATGACAGTGTTGAAAATAACGCTCAAGACGTTCCTTGGGCAATAAATTGCTTTTATAGTC GAAATAAATCATACTTTGTATCTCAGTCTAAATACACCCGCGAAAAATCCACCAAAATGTCAACCGTTGCAGGCAATGGTTCTCTTTCTGTAATCCTGGATACCGATAAGCTGAATGACATCCAACaacg ATTGAGATTACTTGTGGAACGTAAGACAGCAGTAGCACAAAAAGTTCTggcaattgaaaaaaaactcgagGACGCTGAGAAAGAAATGGTAGAACTTAGGGCAGAAAGAGGACAGTGTCAGCATCACATTGAACAAATGAAGACAGTCAGATCCAGAATCGCGATGACAACACAACGAATCGATTTGCTACAGGCGCAGAGAACGAGTATCGAAGAAATCAAGGAAACGTGTAAGAGAGAAATTCAG GCTGTCGTAAAAGCGCAAGTCAAAgtttataagaaatataatGAAGCTTTGGAGGAATACATAGAGACCAGTAAAAACGGTGCTCATTCTAAGTTGGAGATGAAACTATTGCAACGCACGCTAGCTGCCAAAACAAATGAATATCGTGAGATGAAAGAAAGATGCGCTGCAGCTGAACGAACTGTTCGTAAATGTGAAATGGAATTACAGCCCTTGAGAACCGAAGCAAGCAGATTGCGAGAAGCTGCCAAGGTTATGACAAATGGTCTTGAACCCCAAAATAAAGATTTTGTCAAATTGAACAaagctttttcaaaattgcctAACAATATTGAAGATATTAATGATGAATTAAAAGTATCTCAAGCAAAAGTCTTCTGTTTGGGTAACAATGCAGATGGAGATAAT GTTCTTCaagagtttgaaaaagtaaaagttgACGTTGAAGAGTTGAAACAATATATAGAAGCAAAGACTGCTGAAGTTCACAACATTAATCAAGAGATGGAAAATATTCGCAAGAAATGGATACCGCCGTTGCAACAATTAGTTGAGGATATAGATAAAAACTTTAGTTCATATCTAGCCAGCCTGAATTGTGCCGGAGAAGTATCTATAACTCATGGAGAAAATATT ATGGATTTTGAAGAATACGGACTAAAGATTCGAGTAAAATTTCGTGATACTGATGAACTTCAAGAATTAACGCGAACGCATCAAAGTGGAGGGGAAAGAGCAGTAACTACCGCGATATACATGATCGCCTTACAAGAATTGTCGACAGTTCCATTCCGTTGTGTCGATGAAATCAATCAG ggTATGGACGCAATCAACGAGCGTCGAATCTTCGAACTGATTGTTAATATCACAGGCAAATCTAATGGATCTCAGTACTTCTTGCTCACGCCAAAG
- the LOC124303130 gene encoding structural maintenance of chromosomes protein 5 isoform X2, with the protein MANSNVERGIIVKICVENFVTYDHAIIKPGRNLNVIIGPNGTGKSTIVCAIVLGLGGKPKVIGRALHVGEYVKSGRQKGKIEIELKNPGKKNHIVTRTITSDGHTQWMLNGKHVSLKEVEQLTKSLNIQVDNLCQFLPQDKVQDFSKMNPQELLENTERSVGDPILLEYHTKLKEYRKRHIDLQEQLINKGNLLERQTQKYDRLKEIVGGIKERTAIKTKILNLKQKKAWLQYDQGRQQLMEAKQEWDAASKEQEKLREAMKPIDKDVTKITSRYSDAERAVNSQSKQLVTKARNLRNMVDQLLSYEEKIQERDKSLAAQIHAEVTRDQEIANAQQMKSKLENDLELITNEFGDEKSLVEKQQDILHRIENHRAFINKFASHVHRFKQEEDQIRSQIRVLEGELQSVKDVERQRLALLRQRSQDAYKAVVWLRENTDKFSRIIHEPMLIKINVKSAKYSKYFENIISNRDLCAFVCENKQDMNLLMQFLRDQEKLQINCVHSDPDKIINMNPNIPIENIAQYGFEYYLSSLVDAPQTILNYLVMNYRIHNIPVGNDSVENNAQDVPWAINCFYSRNKSYFVSQSKYTREKSTKMSTVAGNGSLSVILDTDKLNDIQQRLRLLVERKTAVAQKVLAIEKKLEDAEKEMVELRAERGQCQHHIEQMKTVRSRIAMTTQRIDLLQAQRTSIEEIKETCKREIQAVVKAQVKVYKKYNEALEEYIETSKNGAHSKLEMKLLQRTLAAKTNEYREMKERCAAAERTVRKCEMELQPLRTEASRLREAAKVMTNGLEPQNKDFVKLNKAFSKLPNNIEDINDELKVSQAKVFCLGNNADGDNVLQEFEKVKVDVEELKQYIEAKTAEVHNINQEMENIRKKWIPPLQQLVEDIDKNFSSYLASLNCAGEVSITHGENIMDFEEYGLKIRVKFRDTDELQELTRTHQSGGERAVTTAIYMIALQELSTVPFRCVDEINQGMDAINERRIFELIVNITGKSNGSQYFLLTPKRHSHAVISRNSSLCHHPIPGLATVVRAAERCRMIKHNRIFR; encoded by the exons ATGGCTAATAGCAATGTTGAACGTGGGATTATTGTCAAGATatgcgttgaaaattttgt GACCTACGATCATGCGATAATAAAGCCAGGCCGAAATCTAAACGTTATCATTGGTCCCAATGGTACAGGTAAGTCTACAATTGTGTGCGCCATAGTCCTGGGCTTGGGAGGGAAACCAAAAGTTATTGGAAGAGCGTTACATGTGGGAGAGTATGTGAAATCTGGTCGGCAGAAAGGGAAAATAGAAATCGAGTTGAAAAACccagggaaaaaaaatcatattgtCACCAGAACGATAACGTCAGATGGACATACGCAATGGATGCTTAATGGAAAACATGTAAGCCTGAAAGAGGTGGAACAATTGACCAAGAGCCTCAACATTCAAGTTGACAATCTGTGTCAGTTTTTGCCACAAGATAAAGTTCAAGATTTTTCTAAAATGAATCCCCAAGAGCTGCTCGAAAACACAGAACGATCTGTGGGAGACCCTATACTGCTTGAATATCACACTAAGCTGAAAGAGTATCGAAAGCGACACATTGATCTGCAGGAACAACTGATTAACAAAGGTAACTTGCTTGAACGACAGACACAAAAGTACGATAGATTGAAGGAGATTGTTGGCGGTATTAAAGAACGAACTGCTATCAAGACAAAGATCTTAaacctgaaacaaaaaaaagctTGGCTCCAGTACGATCAAGGTCGTCAGCAATTAATGGAG GCAAAGCAAGAGTGGGATGCAGCTTCcaaagaacaagaaaaattaagaGAAGCTATGAAACCAATTGATAAAGATGTGACCAAGATAACGTCTCGTTATAGTGATGCTGAGCGTGCAGTTAATTCACAA AGTAAACAATTGGTGACTAAAGCTCGCAACTTGAGAAATATGGTTGATCAACTTTTGtcatacgaagaaaaaattcaggaaagAGACAAATCACTTGCGGCTCAAATACATGCAGAAGTAACTCGCGATCAGGAGATTGCCAATGCACAACAGATGAAAAGCAAGCTTGAAAATGATCTCGAACTTATTACCAATGAGTTTGGAGATG AGAAATCCCTGGTGGAAAAACAACAAGATATATTACATCGTATCGAAAATCACAGAGCTTTCATAAACAAGTTTGCAAGTCACGTACATAGATTCAAACAAGAGGAGGATCAGATCAGGTCACAAATACGAG TCCTTGAGGGAGAGCTGCAGTCTGTCAAAGACGTGGAGAGGCAACGTTTAGCGTTGTTGAGGCAGAGGAGCCAGGATGCATACAAGGCTGTCGTATGGTTGAGAGAGAACACTGACAAATTCTCTCGCATAATTCACGAACCAATGTTAATCAAAATTAACGTCAAAAGTGCAAAATATTCAAAGTATTTCgagaatattatttcaaatcgtGATTTATGCGCATTTGTTTGTGAGAACAAACAAGACATGAATTTGCTGATGCAGTTTTTGAGAGATCAGGAAAAACTCCAAATCAATTGCGTTCATTCAGATCCTGACAAAATAATCAACATGAATCCTAATATACCTATCGAGAATATTGCACAATATGGCTTTGAGTACTACTTGAGCTCACTTGTCGACGCCCCTCAGACTATTCTCAACTATTTGGTAATGAACTATCGTATACACAACATACCAGTGGGGAATGACAGTGTTGAAAATAACGCTCAAGACGTTCCTTGGGCAATAAATTGCTTTTATAGTC GAAATAAATCATACTTTGTATCTCAGTCTAAATACACCCGCGAAAAATCCACCAAAATGTCAACCGTTGCAGGCAATGGTTCTCTTTCTGTAATCCTGGATACCGATAAGCTGAATGACATCCAACaacg ATTGAGATTACTTGTGGAACGTAAGACAGCAGTAGCACAAAAAGTTCTggcaattgaaaaaaaactcgagGACGCTGAGAAAGAAATGGTAGAACTTAGGGCAGAAAGAGGACAGTGTCAGCATCACATTGAACAAATGAAGACAGTCAGATCCAGAATCGCGATGACAACACAACGAATCGATTTGCTACAGGCGCAGAGAACGAGTATCGAAGAAATCAAGGAAACGTGTAAGAGAGAAATTCAG GCTGTCGTAAAAGCGCAAGTCAAAgtttataagaaatataatGAAGCTTTGGAGGAATACATAGAGACCAGTAAAAACGGTGCTCATTCTAAGTTGGAGATGAAACTATTGCAACGCACGCTAGCTGCCAAAACAAATGAATATCGTGAGATGAAAGAAAGATGCGCTGCAGCTGAACGAACTGTTCGTAAATGTGAAATGGAATTACAGCCCTTGAGAACCGAAGCAAGCAGATTGCGAGAAGCTGCCAAGGTTATGACAAATGGTCTTGAACCCCAAAATAAAGATTTTGTCAAATTGAACAaagctttttcaaaattgcctAACAATATTGAAGATATTAATGATGAATTAAAAGTATCTCAAGCAAAAGTCTTCTGTTTGGGTAACAATGCAGATGGAGATAAT GTTCTTCaagagtttgaaaaagtaaaagttgACGTTGAAGAGTTGAAACAATATATAGAAGCAAAGACTGCTGAAGTTCACAACATTAATCAAGAGATGGAAAATATTCGCAAGAAATGGATACCGCCGTTGCAACAATTAGTTGAGGATATAGATAAAAACTTTAGTTCATATCTAGCCAGCCTGAATTGTGCCGGAGAAGTATCTATAACTCATGGAGAAAATATT ATGGATTTTGAAGAATACGGACTAAAGATTCGAGTAAAATTTCGTGATACTGATGAACTTCAAGAATTAACGCGAACGCATCAAAGTGGAGGGGAAAGAGCAGTAACTACCGCGATATACATGATCGCCTTACAAGAATTGTCGACAGTTCCATTCCGTTGTGTCGATGAAATCAATCAG ggTATGGACGCAATCAACGAGCGTCGAATCTTCGAACTGATTGTTAATATCACAGGCAAATCTAATGGATCTCAGTACTTCTTGCTCACGCCAAAG